From Antennarius striatus isolate MH-2024 chromosome 9, ASM4005453v1, whole genome shotgun sequence, one genomic window encodes:
- the smarcc1a gene encoding SWI/SNF complex subunit SMARCC1 — MATAATTAGGAGSGGAATGPTGSGTAVGRKKDGGPSTKFWESSETISQLETVRLWIGKHYKKYVQNDSPSSKSLAGLVVQLLQFQEDAFGRRVNNPALTKLPAKCFLDFKAGGALCHILGSVYKFKSEQGWRRFDLQNPSRMDRNVEMFLNVEKNLVQNNCLTRPTVFLSPDIEQKQASKLKDIIKRHQGSITDDKSKSTHHIYPTPPQQEEEEWLRPVMRKDKQVLVHWGLSPDSYDTWVSASEVDGDIEDPPSADRPWKVHAKWVSDTDAFNEWMNEEDYEVDDGKKPVNFRQRIFPKEEESSRTPDRKERKATAAGKKRRRSPSPPSTPAESRKKGGKKGNPGLHWKRRGHRGEEEDTEEDITKDMDDSSAGASIEEGSMTKNASSKRDSENPPVGGPVSDPDDVENDSVLSGGKDDEEQGKAEVNRLMDAGEDNVTEQTHHIIIPSYSAWFDYNCIHEIERRALPEFFNGKNKSKTPEIYLAYRNFMIDTYRLNPQEYLTSTSCRRNLTGDVCAIMRVHAFLEQWGLVNYQVDADSRPLPMGPPPTPHFTVLADTPSGLMPLNHRPPPVPPQQQMPGFGDKSKDKNIDLQNFGLRTDLYSRKNPKAKAASSTREWTEQETLLLLEALEMFKDDWNKVSEHIGSRTQDECILHFLRLPIEDPYLESGEACLGPLAYQPIPFSQSGNPVMSTVAFLASVVDPRVASAAARAALEEFSRVREEVPAELVEAHVKKVQEAARSTGKVDPAFGLESSGIAGTAPEEPEKTEPSEAEKMDTDSDSQQADKAELKDEAEKPSESAEKSGDKTEAGGEKVKKEGLEGAEREEDGEEGSGGEAKAASDKDKEDVAMETSSSEQEKEKEEKSPEEGGEEKRKKLEHDIEEGNIATAAAAALASAATKAKHLAAVEERKIKSLVALLVETQMKKLEIKLRHFEELETIMDREKEALELQRQQLLTERQAFHMEQLKYAEMKARQQMEQQAAAAAAAQAHGHAPGSAPHAPPPGMHPGGHQPHHGAPVPHHGGPPHGGAMHPGYPPMGHHPMAPHHPGQTGPMGPGQPMPGRMMPGPPSAGPPTGGMPPMMPPRHPGAPNGMYPGPLPAQPEAVPPVPVGPPVPPSARVPDN, encoded by the exons TACGTCCAGAACGATTCCCCCTCCAGCAAGTCCTTGGCGGGTTTGGTGGTCCAGCTGCTGCAGTTCCAGGAGGACGCCTTTGGACGCAGGGTCAACAATCCTGCTCTGACCAAACTACCC GCAAAGTGTTTCCTGGATTTCAAGGCAGGGGGCGCTCTCTGTCACATCTTGGGGTCGGTCTATAAGTTTAAGAGCGAGCAGGGATG GCGCAGATTTGACCTGCAGAACCCGTCCAGGATGGACAGAAATGTGGAAATGTTCTTGAACGTGGAGAAGAACTTGGTGCAG AATAACTGCTTGACTCGACCCACCGTGTTCCTGTCGCCGGACATCGAGCAGAAACAAGCCAGTAAGCTCAAAGACATCATCAAGAGGCACCAG GGCTCCATCACTGATGACAAGTCCAAGTCCACCCACCACATTTACCCCACCCCGCCCCAGCAGGAGGAGG AGGAGTGGCTTCGTCCCGTCATGAGGAAAGACAAGCAGGTGCTGGTCCACTGGGGTCTGTCTCCAGACAG CTACGACACCTGGGTGTCGGCCAGCGAGGTGGACGGAGACATCGAGGACCCCCCCAGCGCCGACCGACCCTGGAAG GTCCACGCCAAGTGGGTCTCGGACACCGACGCCTTCAACGAGTGGATGAACGAGGAAGACTACGAGGTGGACGACGGCAAGAAGCCGGTCAACTTCCGCCAGAGGATCTTCcccaaggaggaggag TCTTCCCGTACGCCCGATCGCAAGGAGCGCAAGGCCACCGCCGCCGGCAAGAAGAGGAGGCGCTCGCCCTCGCCGCCCAGCACACCCGCCGAGTCCCGCAAGAAGGGAGGAAAGAAGGG GAACCCGGGACTCCACTGGAAGCGACGCGGCCacaggggggaggaggaggacacgGAGGAGGACATCACCAAGGACATGGACGACTCCTCGGCGGGCGCCAGCATCGAGGAGGGCAGCATGACCAAGAACg CCAGTTCAAAGAGAGACAGTGAGAATCCTCCAGTGGGGGGGCCTGTGTCCGACCCGG ATGACGTGGAGAACGACTCGGTGCTCTCTGGCGGGAAG GACGACGAGGAGCAGGGCAAAGCGGAGGTCAACCGGCTGATGGACGCGGGGGAGGACAACGTGACGGAGCAGACGCACCACATCATCATCCCCAGTTACAGCGCCTGGTTCGACTACAACTG CATCCATGAGATCGAGAGACGAGCGCTCCCCGAGTTCTTCAACGGGAAGAACAAATCCAAAACCCCCGAGAT ATACCTGGCCTACCGGAACTTCATGATCGACACGTACCGGCTGAACCCCCAGGAGTACCtcacctccacttcctgtcgcaGGAACCTGACGGGGGACGTCTGTGCCATCATgag GGTCCACGCCTTCCTGGAGCAGTGGGGGCTGGTCAACTACCAGGTGGACGCCGACAGCCGGCCCCTACCCATGGGGCCCCCGCCCACCCCCCACTTCACCGTTCTGGCCGACACCCCGTCTGGACTCATGCCGCTCAACCACCGCCCCCCACCGGT ccccccccagcagcagatGCCCGGATTCGGAGACAAAAGCAAGGACAAGAACATCGACTTGCAGAACTTTGGGCTTCGGACAGACCTCTACAGCAGGAAGAACCCCAAG GCCAAAGCGGCGTCCTCCACCAGGGAGTGGACGGAGCAGgagacgctgctgctgctggag gctctGGAGATGTTCAAAGACGACTGGAACAAGGTGTCGGAGCACATCGGCTCGCGCACGCAGGACGAGTGCATCCTGCATTTCCTGCGGCTCCCCATCGAGGACCCCTACCTGGAGAGCGGCGAGGCGTGCCTGGGGCCCCTGGCCTACCAGCCAATCCCCTTCAGCCAATCGGGGAACCCCGTGATGAGCACCGTGGCCTTCCTGGCCTCTGTGGTTGACCCCCGGGTGGCATCCGCCGCCGCCAGGGCGGCGCTAG AGGAGTTCTCCCGCGTGCGTGAGGAGGTGCCCGCTGAGCTGGTGGAGGCGCATGTGAAGAAGGTGCAGGAGGCGGCGAGGAGCACTGGGAAGGTGGACCCCGCATTCGGGCTGGAGAGCAGCGGCATCGCCGGCACCGCCCCCGAGGAGCCCGAGAAGACCG AACCCTCTGAGGCGGAGAAGATGGACACGGACTCCGACTCCCAGCAGGCCGATAAG GCGGAGCTGAAGGACGAGGCGGAGAAGCCCAGCGAGTCGGCGGAGAAGAGCGGCGACAAGACGGAGGCCGGCGGCGAGAAGGTGAAGAAGGAGGGGCTGGAGGGGGCGGAGCGCGAGGAGGACGGAGAGGAGGGGAGCGGGGGCGAGGCCAAAGCGGCGTCCGACAAAGACAAGGAGGACGTAGCCATGGAGACGTCGTCCTCggagcaggagaaggagaaggaggagaagtccccggaggagggaggggaggagaagaggaagaagctggAGCACGACATTGAGGAGGGGAACATCGCCACGGCAGCGGCCGCCGCGCTGGCGTCCGCTGCCACCAAGGCCAAG CACCTGGCGGcggtggaggagaggaagatcaAGTCTCTGGTGGCGCTGCTGGTGGAGACGCAGATGAAGAAGCTGGAGATCAAGCTGAGGCACTTCGAGGAGCTGGAGACCATCATGGACCGCGAGAAGGAGGCG CTGGAGCTGCAGCGGCAGCAGCTGCTGACGGAGCGTCAGGCGTTCCACATGGAGCAGCTCAAATACGCTGAGATGAAGGCGCGGCAGCAGATGGAGCAACAGGCCGCCGCCGCGGCAGCCGCCCAGGCCCACGGCCACGCCCCCGGCTCCGCCCCCCACGCCCCTCCTCCGGGCATGCACCCCGGGGGCCACCAGCCGCACCACGGAGCGCCAGTGCCCCACCACGGGGGGCCGCCGCACGGCGGCGCCATGCACCCTGGATACCCCCCGATGGGGCACCACCCCATGGCCCCCCACCACCCGGGGCAGACAG GACCGATGGGGCCGGGTCAGCCGATGCCCGGGCGAATGATGCCCGGCCCCCCCTCCGCAGGGCCCCCAACCGGCGGGATGCCCCCCATGATGCCCCCACGCCACCCTGGAGCCCCCAACGGCATGT ACCCCGGACCACTACCAGCACAGCCTGAAGCGGTGCCTCCAGTCCCTGTGGGTCCTCCTGTGCCCCCCAGCGCTCGAGTGCCTGACaactaa